Proteins encoded by one window of Lathyrus oleraceus cultivar Zhongwan6 chromosome 1, CAAS_Psat_ZW6_1.0, whole genome shotgun sequence:
- the LOC127115305 gene encoding uncharacterized protein LOC127115305 has product MTEKEEMASPQVLPPKMKDSGKFTITCTISGEKITHALCDLGSSINVTPLKKLKELKIGEIIPSNMTLTLVYLFVTHPIGIVQDMLVQVDGLTFPAYFMVIDMKEYSGGSVILGRPFLATGKEKIDVEIGELILKFNKEKLVFNAYEWTPYMDDLDTFYQLEEKGSKVHKGMTT; this is encoded by the coding sequence ATGACAGAGAAAGAGGAGATGGCATCACCTCAAGTATTGCCACCAAAGATGAAGGATTCGGGAAAGTTTACCATTACTTGTACCATTAGTGGGGAGAAAATCACACATGCTTTATGTGATTTAGGATCAAGCATCAATGTCACACCACTAAAAAAATTAAAGGAACTAAAGATAGGAGAGATCATACCGAGCAATATGACTCTCACTTTAGTTTATTTATTTGTTACTCATCCAATTGGTATTGTACAAGACATGTTAGTTCAAGTCGATGGTTTGACCTTCCCTGCATATTTTATGGTGATTGACATGAAAGAATATTCAGGAGGGTCAGTTATTCTTGGACGCCCATTCTTGGCAACCGGGAAGGAAAAAATAGATGTGGAGATAGGTGAACTTATTTTGAAGTTCAACAAGGAAAAGTTGGTGTTTAATGCATATGAATGGACACCATATATGGATGATCTAGATACATTTTACCAATTGGAAGAAAAAGGTAGCAAAGTTCACAAAGGAATGACAACATGA